The nucleotide sequence GCGtaaaaagttgaatgataCGGACTTAATGATTGGACAGACACTGACATAAGGGTGTAGCGCTGAGGGTCTTTCGCTCTTGCAACATCGGTATgtccatcttcttcgctAGCTGCGAATGAGCTTTATGCTGACTAAGTACATCTCCTTCAGAGGACAAGATGCAGCTGGTATAGTAACCTGCGGGTCAGGTGGTAGGTTCTACCAAGTCAAAGCCAATGGTATGGTCAGAGATGTCTTTGATGCGCCTGCTGTTGCTGGCCTCAAAGGGTGGATGGGTGTCGGACACGGTGAGTATACAATCTTATTTATCGTGGCACATGTAGATTAATCGTTGTCCTTCTTTGTACGCAGTGAGATACCCTACAGCCGGAAGTTCTGCTCACGCCGAAGCTCAACCATTCTATGTCAATTCTCCTTATGGTATTGTTTTCGCCCATGTAAGTCTTTGCCTTTGAATGATCACATTCCGGGGGAATGTCTGCTAATTATGTGGGATTTTATAGAACGGGAATATCGTTAATACCCCGTCTCTCCGACAATATCTCGATGTTGATGCTCATAGACACATCAACACCGACTCAGACTCCGAACTCCTTCTTAACATCCTTGCCAACAACCTGCAAAAAACCGGTAAATTCCGTATTaacgaagaagatattttTACAGCTGTTGGAGATCTCACTAGAACATGTATCGGTGCCTATGCTTGTGTAGCTATGATTGCTGGTTTCGGATTGATCGTTTTCAGAGATCCTAACGGTATTAGACCCGCTGGTATTGCTACTAGAAAAGGTGCACGAGGTGGTTTGGATTATTTGGTTGCTAGCGAAAGTGTTGTAGCTCAAGGTTTGGGTTTCACCGAATGGGAGGATGTGAAAGCTGGTAAGTCATCAGTCTCTCCATTTTGCTACAGCTTTGCTTGAAGATGGGCCGTGTGGCTCATAAACATGTTCAATGTCCAGGTGAAGCGATTATCATCACTCGAAACAACATTTCCCGTCGACAAGTTGCTCAACCTCAAGCATTCGCACCAGATATTTTCGAACACGTTTACTTTGCCAGACCTGACTCGACCATTGACGGTATATCAGTCTACCGATcaaggatgaagatgggtGATTTGTTAGCTGAAACAGTCAAGAAGGAATTGGTCAAAGCCAATATTGAGATTGACGTAGTCATTCCTGTCCCAGATACTTCTAGAACTGCTGCTTTAAATTGTGCTCAAGCATTGAACATACCATATAGAGAAGGTTTCGTCAAAAACAGATACGTCGGAAGAACTTTCATTATGCCCGGTCAAACgcaaagaaggaagaacGTCCGAAGAAAACTCAACGCTATGCCTGAAGAATTCGCTGGGAAGACAGTAATGCTCGTCGATGATTCTATCGTACGAGGAACTACTTCGAAAGAGATTGTTCAAATGGCTAAAGATGTTGGAGCCAAACGTGTCATTTTCGCTTCTTGTGCTCCACCAATCCGGTATTCCAACGTATACGGTATCGACATGCCTTCGCCTCATGAGTTGATAGCTCACGGGCGAACGACGGAAGAGATCGCAGAGCATATCGGTGCAGATTTAGTGATATATCAAACATTAGAGGATCTGGTGGAATCATGTAGACAATTCAACCCTGTCATTAAGCAATTTGACTGTTCAGTATTCACGGGTGAATATGTCACCGGAGGGGTCGATGAGAGGTATTTGGAACACATTCAAAGATTAAGGAATGATAATGCCAaggcgaagaagaagcagcaGACTTTCGAAGCTGTGGAAGCTACCGAAGGAGGATGCAGTGGACCTATGAGTGAGTCCGGTCTTTTCTGACAGCCAATTGTCTAATGGTTTTCTTGGCTGACGAATCTTCGATTCATGTAGACGGGGCAGACTCTTTGATCTCCATGCACAGGTCTGACTCACTTATGGGTTTAGCAAATCACTCACCTAAACTTGGAGCTACTGGCATGCCTTCTCCAAACGATACAATCGGATTACATAACTCTTGGTACGGTCAATAGGGTACAGGCGATCGAATTGGAGCAGGAATCTTACGATTATATCGTATCTCACGGTTGTGCAATGGAGGAAAAATATGTAGGATTATCTAGCATATATACAcataaatcaaaacaaaatcGACTTAGTCGTAAATCTTGTCTAATTGTCTGGGATTCATCACCGCATGTATACAGATGCTGTCTTTACTATGTTGATTTGTGCATTGCTAGGATGCTTGTCAATATTGAACACTATTTATCATTCCAGAATGGGTGCTTGTCCCATCCGACCATCTTCCTGGCGAATACTTTTCCCCtatcattttttatttcttcatctccttcttgCATGTCCTCCACTGAAGATACTAAATACCAAATCTCTGTGACACCTTGATCTACTAAGTAATCTCGCATTTTCTTGTAATTCAATCCGACATATGATATACCGTGAGAATCGTCTGATAAACATATCTTACCGCCCAACGAAACGATGAGCTAAAAGTTAcgattcaacaaatcagCATCATTTTAATATAAATAGAAATACAAGTTTAAgatattattaattaataaaattacatttaaaatatctttACTTGGATAACTTGTATTCCAACCTTTTCTCAAAGAAGCACTATTAGCTTCAAATAATCCACCATATTCAATaactttttttaaatttcttttaatcttttcccaaattaatttattttttttaaaattaaaattaggTATCCAAAGTAAacataaatcaaaatgaccAATAATTTCAGgtttaaatttataaattaaattaaattgttgatcaaaataattatttaaaaaaattattatttcttcttcttttaaatcttctatttcttcttcagattctGAATCTAATTCTAAAAAAGGTGGTGGACCTGGATTCATTGTTCTACCTTGTTCATTTTTTTTAcaatatttaattgattttaaaaatgttaatttattaaaatctATTGAAATTCCATTAACATGATGTACACTACCTACAATATAATctatattttgaatttcattttttaataatttagaagTTTTAATAAAATCTATTTCAGTTATATAATCtgtttcaattgaaataagtaatttaatttttgaagCGTATTTGAgttttaatgatttagcTGTTGAGAGGAATTCAAGGTATATTTTGAGAAGATCCGAAGGTTGAAGATCGGCCTGAGTGAaataagatgaatttggttAGTAAACTCTTTATGAACATACATGATATTTCTTATAAGTGTCAATACTGATGATTGATATCGCAAATGTTATATGATATTAAGTGTGTGATTCTTGAAAATCCATTTGAACTTGATAGCAAAAGCGGACCGTACTCACTTCTTCGGGGAAAAGATCTTCCACTCTATATCTAGGAGCATGTTCACTTAATCCATATACCTGGAAGCCTTGCCGTATAGCTTCCTGAACGACTTCCTCCAAATTGTCTTTAGCATGTCGACAGAATTGTCCAGAATGTGAATGATGACTATGGGGCATATCCTGATAACAGACGGAGTGTTTTACAATCTACCGCAAACTGTAGCGCAGGTCTCTCACAGCTCTAATGACTCGCTATATTGAGTATGGTAGTTTGTAAGATGTGCAATGACAGACAATCCATGTAAAATACCTTGCAAATAAGTATGAGTCGGGAAGCGAGGACTGGTCAACACGAGTGGAGGTTTGGAAAAGTCGAGCTCTTTATTGGCCATATGGTAGGCCTGTTTCCGAACTCTTTTGTCTTTGGCTAAGATGCATTTTCTTTATATTCTTCGCAATCATATTGTTCAGTGGTATAATGTGTCGTCCACTCCTCAATCCCTACAGTATATGAAATATGTCCCATACAGTACGGGCTTGTAGTCATGAATACCTTGCATCGGGTCATccaaaaaacaaaagaacTATAAAACCTATCAAAATAcgaagaaagaatgaaatatCCATCAAAGATCATATACTATATAAATCTTGATATACCTACCTACCTTGGGAAAAAGAAGTTCGAAAGAGAATACAAAGGAAGGAGAGGAACTGTCTTATGGCTTTTTCCACTTTTTTCTCTTAATTTTGTTAAAGAGATATATATAAGTGTTTCATTTGTCCATCCGTTATAAAAAAATCGAAATCGTCACGTTTGccaatcatcattattgaGTTTAAAGTCATCCAAATACTTTTTCCCAAAAAACGACCCCATCTAAACTTCAGAGGTAGAGTTAAAGTATTTAACATACGAGACTTCCCAATAAGCGTCTGCAAAGGCCGCTCCGTTATTTAGAACGTAATCTGAACAAGTTGAATATCCTGTTGAAGCTGCACAAGATTGATCTTGTCCTGCGTATCCAGCATAATTCCAAACTCCATCTGCACCTGCCCAATCTCCACATAATGTAGTATCAACTAATAGAACATAAAATCAGCATTAAAGAATCGTAGAGGGaaatagaaaagaaaagaaaaaaaaaggatttACAGATGTTGAAATGATCATAGAAGAATTGATATGGTGAACAATCGTCTGATGGGAAATTGGCCATTGGAGTTCCCCATGAAGATGGGTTTGGAGCATCTGCAGTAATATCTGATGGAATGTTTGTTCGAGGGAAGAACCAAACTGTTATACCTGCTTTAGACCATCGCACTGAAGAGATCTCATTAgtcttcattatttttttcatttagGAAGGATAGCACTAATCAAAGTGAACCAAACTCACTAGCATAAACACCACCTCCAATAGCGTTGAAAGGAGCACCATAAGCATTTGAATCAGTAGAATCTCTAACACCACAACCTTGGTTTGAAGTAGCGTAAGAAGCACAGTTATAAGAATCGAAAGAACCAGTAGTTAATTGTCCAACTTGATTATTGTTCATGGTGTTTGGCATAGTACAGCCATTTCCGGTGTGTAAAGaaacttgattttgagagAAATCATTTATACCTTCCAATATATCGATTTCACCACCTTCTGGCCAATTTGGACCATTAGACCACCATGCAGGCCATGTTCCACATCCAGTTGGCATATGATAAGCATCCATTAAGACAAGTCCACCAGTGAATCTAAGATTCAGAAATTATTCCCGTCAGCTACAATTCTCCGCAGACATAAATGTTTAAAACGCCTTCCGACTTACATCTTATTTCCATGAATtcgaattgattttctagCATCAGATACGACTTGAGTAGTATCAACAGCCATTACAGCTCTATTATTCGAGTTGATACTAATCAAACCGCTATTCCAAGCATCTCCagaattcaaataatctaCTGTTCCATGGGTAGGATCACTCCATTCCCAGAAATTAACATTATCAAAGAATGAATTTCCAGACCACTCTTCAACTTTGAACCATCCAGAACTTGAAGTTGATTCAGAAGAACTAGCTGAagtagttgaagaaggttgtacggaagatgatgatgaagaagcagaCTCTGTTTCCCAAGATGAAGTGGAAGTGGCGGTACCAGTCGCATTTGCCCATTCATTGGCATTGGTTAATGTTGGAATAGCAGAAGTATCATCGTTAACTatcgaagttgaagatgaagtagcttctgtagaagaagaagtaacTATAGAAGTAGCATTAAATTTAACTTGACATGTTgctctcttctttttcttaaCTAATCTCTTAACTTTATTCTTTTGTGCACTAGCTAATACACCTTCTCGTTTAATTTGCTTTTGAGCTGAAGTAGAGAGAGATTTCTTATTATGATGAGGATTTATATGAACAGCTGAAACAGCTGGagttgagattgaaaggGTTAAAAGAGGTAATAAGAGGTTTGAGATGtgcattttgatttgtttttatcAACTTGCAAAATAATAAAACGCTTATGAGGGGGATTCCACTAGggatttgattatttttttcGACCGGCGAAATTTGGTCAAGTGTTTCTAATTAGGTTTTGATAGAAGTTTGAACTTGTTCTAATGAAAGTTATATCGCACAGCGATTTGTAGGATGTCGAGCTACGTTTAACAAAATGCGAAAGTCAAGTCGAGGTCAAGAAAATCAACGTCAAGTTTGATATGGTCGTCAATCGGCATCAAGTCGTTGTTGAAGATTATTGTAGGAGTTGGACGTAACGATCCGTGAAATCGTGGGCGGGAAGTAATAAAATACAATGAAGTGATagaaagatcaatttgacAAGGTATAAGAACGAAGAGTAATGGATGTAAGGTTATATTTTCAAGTAAGGATGGATTAGCGGCGAGCCAAGAATTCGAACAATAAGCGATAAGTCGATAGGTCGTGTTAGATAGGGGTTTTCAATGTAGTTTCAGGTACAATGATTGAAGTGGACATTCAGAAAGATCCGTGTTGCCGCAGGGACGAGGGCCGAGTTGTGTCGATCGTAGATTGAAGAGTGCAGTTGCCGTTCAGTGGACGAATGTGATTTGAGTGAGTACGGAAGAGAATATGGGTAAAACAAAAGTCAGCTATCGTTTCCCTTCTGTgtcatcaagatcaagcATGGTCCGGTAAAATGTCGGTAAAATGTCTAGAAGGCTGTGTAGAAGTACGTCGAAGTCCGCATGCTCGCAGACAGAAGACAGAAGTGGGAGCCTCTGCCGACGAGCAAACAAATGCAACATTTCCTTGCGCTTCGGAGTCCGTCGCTCCCTCTACATGCACCGTGATCTTCTTAACACTTTGGGATGTTTCGCAAGAGTCAAGAAAATCCAGTCCGAAACCCTGCCCTTATGCTGAGAAATTTCCATCTCCACAATGCGCATTTCGATTTTGACCAGTGACGAAGACGGTATAGACCAGAAAATCACTCACCAAGGGTTTACTCTGACTAAGATTAAAAAGGGATGTATAGggaggaagaggatgatgtataaatctgaaagaatttatgataaagataaattcatttcatcacAT is from Kwoniella pini CBS 10737 chromosome 1, complete sequence and encodes:
- a CDS encoding amidophosphoribosyltransferase; its protein translation is MVRDVFDAPAVAGLKGWMGVGHVRYPTAGSSAHAEAQPFYVNSPYGIVFAHNGNIVNTPSLRQYLDVDAHRHINTDSDSELLLNILANNLQKTGKFRINEEDIFTAVGDLTRTCIGAYACVAMIAGFGLIVFRDPNGIRPAGIATRKGARGGLDYLVASESVVAQGLGFTEWEDVKAGEAIIITRNNISRRQVAQPQAFAPDIFEHVYFARPDSTIDGISVYRSRMKMGDLLAETVKKELVKANIEIDVVIPVPDTSRTAALNCAQALNIPYREGFVKNRYVGRTFIMPGQTQRRKNVRRKLNAMPEEFAGKTVMLVDDSIVRGTTSKEIVQMAKDVGAKRVIFASCAPPIRYSNVYGIDMPSPHELIAHGRTTEEIAEHIGADLVIYQTLEDLVESCRQFNPVIKQFDCSVFTGEYVTGGVDERYLEHIQRLRNDNAKAKKKQQTFEAVEATEGGCSGPMNGADSLISMHRSDSLMGLANHSPKLGATGMPSPNDTIGLHNSWYGQ